One genomic region from Jiangella sp. DSM 45060 encodes:
- a CDS encoding ABC transporter substrate-binding protein yields the protein MAGSSLLSACGGSGDGGGGSANPPDDQGSADEGELVVWGGVAPESGPQELVAAFMEKYPGIKVEYVRYVNDEQGILKLDTALQGGVPIDVFFSYGTVDVVRRSQAGLALDLTDLARQDDMAKAFVQDEPISTLVDGKLYSIPTTHFPNFVVINQDAMDAAGIEIPYDWTVDDYHRVAQEFKAAGFDVGAYNVPRHAAAGLGGDYLYKEGGTESNFDHPLFRQRLEQTLAMEDDGSIFTQERISAEGIGGYAQNYFLDGTFAMMLDGTIAIRYVKNLEEYPHDFRTTFRPYPGLVTGEPYFNPGVRGDDVQISSKSQYQSAAWTFVKFWMGEGAHFMSPSGKVSPAQYDNPTDELYESLFGPDADALFDVEAFEKTFFAPEPPLSVRSITTAYTEISQIKEQIEGEIRLRTKSIDDGLAEMKQKADEAIAAALS from the coding sequence ATGGCGGGATCGAGCCTGCTCTCGGCCTGCGGCGGCTCCGGCGACGGTGGCGGCGGGAGCGCGAACCCGCCCGACGATCAGGGGTCCGCGGACGAGGGCGAGCTGGTCGTCTGGGGTGGTGTGGCGCCCGAGAGCGGTCCGCAGGAACTGGTCGCCGCGTTCATGGAGAAGTACCCCGGCATCAAGGTCGAGTACGTCCGGTACGTCAACGACGAACAGGGCATCCTCAAGCTCGACACCGCGTTGCAGGGTGGCGTCCCGATCGACGTGTTCTTCTCGTACGGGACCGTCGACGTGGTCCGTCGCTCGCAGGCAGGCCTTGCGCTGGACCTCACCGACCTCGCGCGCCAGGACGACATGGCGAAGGCGTTCGTCCAGGACGAGCCGATCAGCACCCTGGTCGACGGCAAGCTCTACTCGATCCCGACGACTCACTTCCCGAACTTCGTCGTCATCAACCAGGACGCGATGGACGCCGCCGGTATCGAGATCCCGTACGACTGGACGGTGGACGACTATCACCGGGTCGCGCAGGAGTTCAAGGCTGCCGGATTCGACGTCGGCGCCTACAACGTGCCTCGGCATGCGGCCGCCGGCCTCGGCGGTGACTACCTCTACAAGGAGGGCGGCACCGAGTCCAACTTCGACCACCCGCTCTTCCGGCAGCGGCTCGAGCAGACCCTCGCGATGGAGGACGACGGCTCGATCTTCACCCAGGAACGGATCTCGGCCGAGGGCATCGGCGGTTACGCGCAGAACTACTTCCTCGACGGAACGTTCGCCATGATGCTCGACGGAACGATCGCGATCCGGTACGTCAAGAACCTCGAGGAATACCCGCACGACTTCCGCACCACCTTCCGGCCGTACCCGGGTCTCGTGACCGGCGAGCCGTACTTCAATCCCGGCGTGCGCGGCGACGACGTCCAGATCTCCTCGAAGAGCCAGTACCAGTCCGCGGCGTGGACCTTCGTCAAGTTCTGGATGGGCGAAGGAGCGCACTTCATGTCGCCCTCCGGCAAGGTCTCGCCGGCGCAGTACGACAACCCGACGGACGAGCTGTACGAAAGCCTGTTCGGCCCGGACGCCGACGCCCTCTTCGACGTCGAGGCGTTCGAGAAGACGTTCTTCGCCCCGGAGCCGCCGCTCTCCGTGCGCAGCATCACGACCGCCTACACCGAGATCTCCCAGATCAAGGAACAGATCGAGGGCGAGATCCGGTTGCGCACCAAGTCGATCGACGACGGTCTCGCGGAGATGAAGCAGAAGGCCGACGAGGCCATCGCCGCCGCGCTGTCCTGA
- a CDS encoding carbohydrate ABC transporter permease, producing MTVTEELTKPSGGAAKPSRARKPGRLVNGYRWWVPWMFLVPIVVLVLAFLVVPLFSGLFIAFTDWNVVSGIEGIRWIGLANFQELFQDDMFWSSIGRTLFYAGIGTPLTVAVGMVLGLALNQPMPARGLIRAIFFLPALVNTIAAGTVWLSLLHPTSGPVNQALTALGIENPPTWFVSQDWALPAIVIMSVWISAGYVAILVIAALQDMPPELYEAAKIDGAGAFRQFTTVTLPGLVPILTFLLITSFIGRSQTFGLIQFMTGGGPGDSTTVLSYYMYEAGFHSYRFGYAAAIGVMSMLGVLVLSVGLFRLQRGRGLYT from the coding sequence GTGACTGTAACCGAAGAGCTGACCAAGCCGAGCGGAGGGGCGGCGAAGCCGTCCCGCGCCCGGAAACCGGGCCGACTCGTCAACGGCTACCGCTGGTGGGTGCCGTGGATGTTCCTGGTCCCGATCGTCGTCCTGGTGCTGGCGTTCCTGGTGGTCCCGCTGTTCTCGGGCCTGTTCATCGCCTTCACCGACTGGAACGTCGTCTCCGGGATCGAGGGCATTCGGTGGATCGGCCTGGCCAACTTCCAGGAGCTCTTCCAGGACGACATGTTCTGGTCGTCCATCGGCAGGACGTTGTTCTACGCCGGCATCGGGACGCCGCTCACGGTCGCCGTCGGGATGGTGCTCGGCCTGGCGCTGAACCAGCCGATGCCCGCGCGCGGCCTGATCCGGGCGATCTTCTTCCTTCCCGCCCTCGTCAACACGATCGCGGCGGGGACCGTGTGGCTCTCGTTGCTCCACCCGACGTCGGGACCCGTGAACCAGGCGCTGACCGCACTCGGGATCGAGAACCCGCCCACGTGGTTCGTCTCGCAGGACTGGGCGCTGCCGGCGATCGTGATCATGTCGGTGTGGATCAGCGCCGGATACGTGGCGATCCTGGTCATCGCGGCGTTGCAGGACATGCCGCCCGAGCTGTACGAGGCCGCCAAGATCGACGGAGCTGGGGCGTTCCGGCAGTTCACCACCGTCACCCTCCCGGGGCTGGTCCCGATCCTCACCTTCCTGCTCATCACCTCGTTCATCGGGCGATCGCAGACGTTCGGACTGATCCAGTTCATGACCGGAGGTGGCCCGGGCGATTCGACCACCGTGCTCTCGTACTACATGTACGAGGCCGGCTTCCACTCGTACCGCTTCGGTTACGCGGCGGCGATCGGTGTGATGAGCATGCTGGGCGTGCTGGTGCTGTCGGTGGGGCTGTTCCGTCTGCAGCGGGGCCGGGGACTGTACACATGA
- a CDS encoding carbohydrate ABC transporter permease — protein MSTASVETAQRAPHPGRIRRRRRARIAYWTRGLIMSLLALLFLTPFLWMLSSALKRNGDIFSVPTQWIPDPLVWDNFIDVWTGERSMLRYFSNSTIVVVATILGQLFVVTLAGYAFGQLKFKGQNVLFIAFLATSMVPTQLLLVPRFMFFSQIGLYDTLMALIVPGLASVFATFLLRQHFAAAPRELGEAARIDGASEWRIFFHIYLPLARPMLAALAILIFDSTWNDYESALIMITDEAKYTVPLGLTRFMSDDGTVSLGPALAGSVSSIIPVLIIFLIFQRHFMKSMARAGLR, from the coding sequence ATGAGCACGGCGTCCGTCGAGACGGCGCAGCGCGCGCCCCACCCGGGCCGGATCCGGCGCCGGCGCAGGGCACGCATCGCGTACTGGACCCGCGGGCTGATCATGTCGCTGCTCGCGCTGCTGTTCCTGACACCCTTCCTGTGGATGCTGTCCTCGGCACTGAAGCGGAACGGGGACATCTTCTCGGTGCCGACGCAGTGGATCCCGGATCCGCTGGTGTGGGACAACTTCATCGACGTCTGGACCGGCGAACGGTCCATGCTGCGCTACTTCAGCAACTCCACCATCGTCGTGGTGGCGACCATTCTCGGCCAGCTCTTCGTGGTCACGCTCGCCGGCTACGCCTTCGGGCAGCTGAAGTTCAAGGGCCAGAACGTGCTGTTCATCGCCTTCCTGGCCACGTCGATGGTGCCGACCCAGTTGCTGCTGGTGCCGCGCTTCATGTTCTTCAGCCAGATCGGCCTCTACGACACCCTCATGGCCCTGATCGTTCCGGGCCTGGCCTCGGTCTTCGCGACGTTCCTCCTGCGGCAGCATTTCGCCGCGGCGCCACGCGAGCTCGGTGAGGCCGCACGTATCGACGGTGCGAGCGAGTGGCGGATCTTCTTCCACATCTACCTGCCCCTGGCGCGGCCGATGCTCGCCGCCCTGGCGATCCTGATCTTCGACTCGACGTGGAACGACTACGAGAGCGCACTGATCATGATCACGGACGAGGCGAAGTACACGGTGCCGCTCGGGCTGACCCGCTTCATGTCGGACGACGGCACGGTGTCGCTGGGGCCGGCGCTGGCCGGCTCGGTCTCCTCGATCATCCCGGTGCTGATCATCTTCCTGATCTTCCAGCGGCATTTCATGAAGTCGATGGCGCGAGCCGGCCTACGTTGA